The genomic stretch TCAAAACAAGCAGCATCTCTTTTATTGCAAATAGAAAAAGGAAGTCTATGATGCTTAGCAAGTATACATGTTTCACAACTAAAATCATGTTTTATTTCTGTTTTAAAACCAGGAACAAATTTGAGTCTATTTACAGAAAGATGACCCAAACTGCTATGTAACAAAGACAAAGAACTAGTGACTGCAGCTAAACAAAGTTTATTATTCTTTTCAGATGATACTCTAGACTCTAGTAACTGATGGACTAGATTAGAAATATTCCTATGAATCACTGAATTTTTATTATAAAATCTATATAGATCAACTACTCTTTGCCCTGTAGCAACCACATGTTTACTTGAAAGGTCCTGAAAAAAAGACAAGCAGCAGAATTGAACACAACAGATAAAGCATTATGGTCAATTAACTTACTGACAGACATCAGGTTTTGTTTAAAATCTGGGATGTAAAACACATTAAATAACCTATCTAATCGGTCAAGTTGACTGTACCAATCTTATTAACTAACTTAAGAGACCCATCTGGTAAACCTACTTTTATAGGAACCTTAAGAGTAACCACATTTGTCAAAATATCCAAGTCATATGTCATGTGATCTGAAGCTCCAGTATCAACTATCCAATCATTCAAAACAAAGGAATTATGTACTGAAGAAACAGAAGCGTGTGAAAAAATACCTGCAAATTGAGAAGAAGAAAGACCAGGCTGTTGATCAGACATCCTTTACAGGACCTGATCAACCACAGAAGTAATAATACCATTCAACACATCTGAAGACAGTACAGAAGTATGAGTATTAGAAGTATTAGTCGAGCATCCAGATGTAACCAAGACCTCATCATCCAATTGTGAATTAAAACCAATAACATCAGCAGCATTTGCAGTGTTCTTGGAAGAATTTGAAGCAGTATTAGCAGTGGTAGTAGTAACAGGTGCACCAGACTTGAAGTTAGTGACCTTACTCTTTCCCTTGCCTTTATCATTAGGATATCCTTTGATGACAAAGCAATTGAGTGGACTATGCCCAAATTTATTACAATGTGGACACTTATTCAAATCAAAACAGGTAGCTCTTGTGTGTCCATTCTTTTCACAATGATCACAATATTTATCAGAAGTAACCAAGTTCCCATCATATTTACCAGAATAACCAACATTGTTTTTGTGTTCTGGAACCTTATAACTGGCATATGCAGTAGCTTCAGTAATAGTATGCACAGATTCAGTGATTTGCTTTTGTCGTTCTATCTTTTGTAGAAAACCTAAAGCCTTGTTTATGCTAGG from Silene latifolia isolate original U9 population chromosome 2, ASM4854445v1, whole genome shotgun sequence encodes the following:
- the LOC141641665 gene encoding uncharacterized protein LOC141641665, with the protein product MKNLWETLDGLDPIPLCSCGKIDQCTCSLLKNIIDRENTAKLIQFLMGLNGGYDTVGSQILSMDPLPSINKALGFLQKIERQKQITESVHTITEATAYASYKVPEHKNNVGYSGKYDGNLVTSDKYCDHCEKNGHTRATCFDLNKCPHCNKFGHSPLNCFVIKGYPNDKGKGKSKVTNFKSGAPVTTTTANTASNSSKNTANAADVIGFNSQLDDEVLVTSGCSTNTSNTHTSVLSSDVLNGIFSHASVSSVHNSFVLNDWIVDTGASDHMTYDLDILTNVVTLKVPIKDLSSKHVVATGQRVVDLYRFYNKNSVIHRNISNLVHQLLESRVSSEKNNKLCLAAVTSSLSLLHSSLGHLSVNRLKFVPGFKTEIKHDFSCETCILAKHHRLPFSICNKRDAACFDMLHIDVWGPYKIPSISGAKYFLTILDNYSRNTWTILFQNKDQIPGLFRDFLAYIFTQFNKTVKTVRSDNGTEFLQQYCSELFKSKGIVH